A window of Auraticoccus monumenti contains these coding sequences:
- a CDS encoding nuclear transport factor 2 family protein: MTGPDPIDRPRDAASSKDPSAARPDAGGRTARTPTQIVQQLLSNPTDPDNVNPLLAPDAKYVSLNFDDPDLQRIMPWAGSHDEPDGLLQTFIDVNRYWTNEEFELTDWIEQDGKVAAFGSFTYRSTVLGQRVTSSIAIMAEVVDEKVTYMRFMEDTFATARSFRSGGTWTIQANPDGTTIEV; the protein is encoded by the coding sequence ATGACCGGACCCGACCCGATCGACCGCCCCCGAGACGCCGCCAGCTCCAAGGACCCGTCGGCGGCACGCCCCGACGCAGGAGGGCGCACCGCGCGCACGCCGACGCAGATCGTGCAGCAGCTCCTGAGCAACCCCACCGACCCCGACAACGTCAACCCGCTGCTCGCTCCCGACGCGAAGTACGTCTCCCTGAACTTCGACGACCCGGATCTCCAGCGCATCATGCCGTGGGCCGGCAGCCACGACGAACCAGATGGCCTGTTGCAGACCTTCATCGACGTGAACCGCTACTGGACCAACGAGGAGTTCGAGCTCACCGACTGGATCGAGCAGGACGGCAAGGTCGCCGCCTTCGGCAGCTTCACCTACCGCTCCACCGTGCTCGGCCAGCGGGTCACCTCCTCCATCGCCATCATGGCCGAGGTCGTCGACGAGAAGGTCACCTACATGCGCTTCATGGAGGACACCTTCGCGACCGCGCGCTCGTTCCGCTCCGGCGGCACCTGGACCATCCAGGCGAACCCCGACGGCACCACCATCGAGGTCTGA
- a CDS encoding MerR family transcriptional regulator produces the protein MSWSTRELAVLAGTTVNTVRHYHRRGLLPQPDRSTNGYKRYGVDHLVRLLQIRRLRDVGVPIAEMEQRDTGVGTSARVLEQIDAELVATIERSRRVRSEIEEMLHHPSTGEVPPGFEELAERLSPRERSLTLIYAQLYDDDAMADVRRMLEAEVDDSTAEFERLPADADEVTRLRLAHELAGPIARALDDYPWITAPQPHLLKDERTTASTWVESVSALYNRAQLDVLERASRLARELEREDEIGGEDAAGEHRGAPVVEAVPEATPIRRRVTQDATGGPGAGRRLLTGSTP, from the coding sequence ATGTCGTGGAGCACCCGTGAGCTGGCCGTGCTGGCCGGGACCACCGTCAACACCGTGCGGCACTACCACCGCCGCGGTCTGCTGCCCCAGCCCGACCGGAGCACCAACGGGTACAAGCGCTACGGGGTGGACCACCTCGTCCGCCTGCTGCAGATCAGACGGCTCCGCGACGTCGGCGTGCCGATCGCGGAGATGGAGCAGCGCGACACCGGCGTCGGCACGTCGGCACGTGTGCTGGAGCAGATCGACGCCGAGCTGGTGGCGACGATCGAGCGCAGCCGCCGGGTCCGGTCCGAGATCGAGGAGATGCTGCACCACCCCTCGACCGGCGAGGTCCCGCCGGGCTTCGAGGAGCTGGCGGAACGGCTGTCGCCACGCGAGCGCTCGCTGACCCTCATCTACGCCCAGCTCTACGACGACGACGCCATGGCCGACGTCCGGCGGATGCTGGAGGCGGAGGTGGACGACTCGACGGCGGAGTTCGAGCGGCTCCCCGCCGACGCCGACGAGGTGACCAGGCTCCGGCTCGCTCATGAGCTCGCCGGCCCGATCGCCCGGGCCCTGGACGACTACCCGTGGATCACCGCCCCCCAGCCGCACCTGCTGAAGGACGAGCGGACCACCGCCAGCACGTGGGTGGAGTCGGTCTCGGCGCTGTACAACCGGGCGCAGCTCGACGTGCTGGAGCGGGCCAGCAGGCTGGCCCGGGAGCTGGAGCGGGAGGACGAGATCGGGGGCGAGGACGCTGCCGGTGAGCACCGGGGCGCACCGGTGGTCGAGGCGGTGCCGGAGGCCACCCCCATCCGGCGCCGGGTCACCCAGGACGCCACCGGTGGTCCCGGGGCGGGGCGACGTCTCCTCACCGGGTCGACCCCCTGA
- a CDS encoding response regulator transcription factor — protein sequence MIRVLLVDDQAVVRAGFRVILEEAGDITVVGEAGGGREALQQARRLRPDVICMDVRMPGGDGLAATRAVLAELEPAPAVLVVTTFDLDEYVFGALEAGASGFVLKDTDPDELVAAVRRLAAGFGLVDHSVTRRVIAEFARRRRPVPDGAASLAALTGRETEIVRLLARGFSNAEIAAELVVETSTVKSHLGRAMSKIGTRDRLQTVVWAYQHGLVAERGSGGAS from the coding sequence GTGATCCGGGTGCTCCTGGTCGACGACCAGGCGGTGGTGCGGGCGGGGTTCCGGGTCATCCTGGAGGAGGCCGGCGACATCACGGTGGTGGGGGAGGCCGGCGGCGGGCGCGAGGCCCTCCAGCAGGCCCGCCGGCTGCGCCCGGACGTGATCTGCATGGACGTGCGGATGCCCGGAGGTGACGGCCTCGCCGCCACCAGGGCCGTGCTGGCCGAGCTCGAACCGGCCCCGGCGGTGCTGGTGGTGACGACCTTCGACCTCGACGAGTACGTCTTCGGTGCGCTGGAGGCCGGGGCCAGTGGCTTCGTGCTCAAGGACACCGACCCCGACGAGCTGGTCGCGGCGGTCCGGCGGCTGGCCGCGGGGTTCGGTCTGGTGGACCACAGCGTGACCCGGCGGGTGATCGCGGAGTTCGCCCGACGTCGGCGACCGGTCCCCGACGGCGCTGCGTCTCTGGCGGCGCTGACCGGCCGCGAGACCGAGATCGTGCGGCTGCTGGCCCGGGGGTTCTCCAACGCCGAGATCGCCGCGGAGCTCGTGGTGGAGACCAGCACGGTCAAGTCCCACCTCGGGCGGGCGATGAGCAAGATCGGGACGCGGGACCGGCTGCAGACGGTGGTGTGGGCCTACCAGCACGGCCTCGTGGCCGAGCGCGGCTCTGGGGGAGCGTCATGA
- a CDS encoding sensor histidine kinase, whose amino-acid sequence MTEHPNLRRDLDDQDLGTRWTAWLDRFGPPGSIRREIPLALTVTAVTAVLLGYTLGYAFAAQGLPLDPVVVWTAGSVACLQSLALVLRRKHPLVCFVVVLAIQLPLNSVPDFTIRGPALIVAAYSLGAWWGLRRAQLAAGLAVLAEVLVTVVVFVLPGGPEQMLSTIDSAIAALTIYGIPVLAGAAMATRRRYTQLLAERAVDAISAQQASVQAALAAERTRMARELHDVAAHHLSGMVVQAAAVERLVDRDPEAARAGAAWIRTQGRKTLDNLRLTVGVLREPSGPTEGDPEGGAPAERTPTPGLASLQELVQTARELGTTVTLVRRGAPHELPPIADIACYRVAQEALSNARQHAPGAEVRILLELAAHEVRLEITDNGSPRPRPRRSGTGVGLIGMRERAELIGAEFSAGPLPEGGWRVRLRVPIAEIDRSPAGAVDPEQLP is encoded by the coding sequence GTGACCGAGCACCCGAACCTCCGCCGCGACCTCGACGACCAGGACCTCGGCACCCGTTGGACCGCCTGGCTGGACCGGTTCGGCCCGCCCGGCAGCATCCGGCGCGAGATCCCGCTCGCCCTCACCGTCACAGCCGTGACGGCGGTGCTGCTGGGCTACACCCTCGGCTACGCCTTCGCGGCCCAGGGCCTACCCCTGGATCCCGTGGTGGTGTGGACGGCCGGCTCGGTGGCCTGTCTGCAGTCGCTGGCGCTGGTGCTGCGCCGCAAGCACCCACTGGTGTGCTTCGTGGTGGTGCTGGCGATCCAGCTGCCGCTGAACAGCGTCCCCGACTTCACCATCCGCGGTCCGGCGCTCATCGTGGCCGCCTACTCCCTGGGGGCGTGGTGGGGTCTGCGGCGGGCGCAGCTGGCCGCGGGTCTCGCCGTCCTCGCCGAGGTCCTCGTCACCGTGGTCGTCTTCGTCCTGCCCGGGGGGCCCGAGCAGATGCTGAGCACGATCGACAGCGCCATCGCGGCGCTGACCATCTACGGCATCCCGGTCCTGGCCGGGGCGGCGATGGCCACCAGGCGCCGCTACACCCAGCTGCTGGCCGAACGGGCGGTGGACGCGATCTCCGCCCAGCAGGCCTCGGTCCAGGCGGCGCTGGCGGCCGAGCGGACCCGGATGGCCCGGGAGCTGCACGACGTCGCCGCCCACCACCTGTCCGGCATGGTCGTCCAGGCGGCGGCCGTGGAGCGGCTGGTGGACCGTGACCCGGAGGCGGCCCGGGCCGGTGCGGCCTGGATCCGCACCCAGGGGCGCAAGACCCTGGACAACCTGCGGCTGACCGTCGGGGTGCTGCGTGAGCCCTCGGGCCCGACCGAGGGCGACCCCGAGGGTGGGGCGCCGGCCGAGCGGACCCCCACGCCCGGGCTGGCCTCGTTGCAGGAGCTGGTGCAGACCGCCCGCGAGCTGGGTACGACCGTGACTCTGGTGCGGCGCGGTGCGCCCCACGAGCTGCCGCCGATCGCCGACATCGCCTGCTACCGGGTCGCCCAGGAGGCGCTGTCGAACGCGCGCCAGCACGCTCCTGGGGCCGAGGTGAGGATCCTGCTCGAGCTCGCCGCCCACGAGGTCCGCCTCGAGATCACCGACAACGGGTCGCCGCGGCCCCGTCCCCGACGCTCCGGCACCGGGGTCGGTCTGATCGGGATGCGCGAGCGGGCGGAGCTGATCGGGGCCGAGTTCAGCGCAGGGCCCCTGCCCGAGGGTGGCTGGCGGGTCCGGCTGCGCGTGCCCATCGCCGAGATCGACCGGTCACCGGCCGGCGCGGTGGACCCGGAGCAGCTCCCGTGA
- a CDS encoding serine hydrolase domain-containing protein, with protein sequence MSPHPVITGLRQPRRRSRPVRRLLAAMVALPVLVTLAACQGTVAATPSPAVPVLSAPLEKADLDAWLDGMLPAALERVEIAGAGVAVVHDGEVLTSRGYGWAETGAGTGVPVPVDPARTLFRPGSISKVVTATAVMQLVERGQLDLDTDVRAYLDFELPLDRGAVTLRHLLTHTAGFEERVAGLIRLDGAPVDLRRAVSTDPPEQLYTPGTVPAYSNYGNALAGYVVERISGVRFEDHVREAVLVPAGMTSATFEQPLPSDLAGRVSHGYPDASAPAAPFEHVGESPAGGLSATVDDMSAFMLAQLGRPVTGEPVLAPETLDLMHAPALDADTLGTLAAGPRMTLGLHDESRNGHRILGHGGDTQFFHSHLQLYPEQGTGIFITLNSSGTGALDTIGLRDALVTGFADRYFPAESNPVTVDVDPAESLQRARAAEGSYRSSRSLHSTFLSVTDLTATTRVVAQPDGRLLVQPAQGLPATLHQEVAPGVWREVGGEGVLTVRTVGERVTALGTGPASTLLPVVPGRSPTVAVPVLLVSVLVLLGSVLTGVALAVVRFRRPSAGPGAPRFARRLTRFGAGLTLVALVGWLVVVQALTGLQQVPFTALRVLQVLQALGALAVVPAAVVVLQEVRSRAGWWRTAAAVLVLLALVGTAWFAVTFKLLAPSVSY encoded by the coding sequence ATGTCACCACACCCGGTCATCACCGGCCTCCGCCAGCCGCGACGCCGTTCGCGACCGGTGCGACGGCTGCTGGCCGCCATGGTGGCGCTGCCCGTGCTGGTGACGCTGGCGGCGTGCCAGGGCACCGTCGCAGCCACCCCGTCGCCGGCGGTCCCGGTCCTGAGCGCACCACTGGAGAAGGCCGACCTCGACGCCTGGCTGGACGGCATGCTCCCGGCTGCCCTGGAACGGGTCGAGATCGCCGGCGCCGGGGTCGCTGTCGTGCACGACGGTGAGGTGCTGACCAGCCGCGGCTACGGCTGGGCCGAGACCGGCGCCGGTACCGGCGTCCCGGTGCCGGTCGACCCGGCGCGCACCCTCTTCCGTCCGGGGTCGATCTCGAAGGTGGTCACCGCCACCGCCGTGATGCAGCTGGTGGAGCGCGGTCAGCTCGACCTGGACACCGACGTCCGCGCCTACCTGGACTTCGAGCTGCCGCTGGACCGGGGAGCGGTCACGCTGCGGCACCTGCTCACCCACACCGCCGGCTTCGAGGAGCGGGTCGCCGGTCTGATCAGGCTGGACGGAGCACCGGTGGACCTGCGGCGTGCGGTCAGCACCGACCCGCCCGAGCAGCTCTACACCCCGGGGACCGTGCCGGCGTACTCGAACTACGGCAACGCCCTGGCCGGCTACGTGGTGGAGCGGATCAGCGGTGTCCGCTTCGAGGACCACGTGCGCGAGGCCGTGCTGGTACCGGCGGGGATGACGTCGGCCACCTTCGAGCAGCCGCTGCCGTCCGACCTCGCCGGGCGGGTCTCGCACGGCTACCCCGACGCCTCCGCCCCCGCGGCGCCCTTCGAGCACGTGGGGGAGTCCCCGGCCGGCGGTCTGAGCGCCACGGTCGACGACATGTCGGCCTTCATGCTCGCCCAGCTCGGCCGGCCCGTCACCGGCGAACCCGTGCTGGCCCCGGAGACGCTGGACCTGATGCACGCCCCGGCCCTGGACGCCGACACGCTGGGCACCCTCGCCGCGGGACCGCGGATGACCCTCGGGCTCCACGACGAGAGCCGCAACGGTCACCGCATCCTGGGTCACGGCGGTGACACCCAGTTCTTCCACTCCCACCTGCAGCTCTACCCCGAGCAGGGCACCGGGATCTTCATCACGCTGAACAGCAGCGGCACCGGGGCGCTGGACACCATCGGCCTCCGCGACGCCCTGGTGACGGGCTTCGCCGACCGCTACTTCCCGGCTGAGTCCAACCCGGTGACCGTCGACGTCGACCCCGCGGAGTCCCTGCAGCGCGCCCGGGCGGCGGAGGGCAGCTACCGGTCGTCGCGTTCCCTGCACAGCACCTTCCTCTCCGTCACCGACCTGACGGCGACGACCCGGGTGGTCGCGCAGCCTGACGGCAGGCTGCTGGTGCAGCCCGCTCAGGGGTTGCCGGCGACCCTGCACCAGGAGGTCGCCCCCGGGGTCTGGCGGGAGGTCGGGGGCGAGGGTGTGCTCACGGTCAGGACCGTGGGGGAGAGGGTGACGGCTCTCGGGACCGGACCAGCCTCCACCCTGCTCCCGGTCGTCCCCGGACGCTCACCGACCGTCGCCGTCCCGGTCCTGCTGGTCTCGGTCCTGGTCCTGCTGGGGAGCGTGCTCACCGGGGTCGCCCTCGCGGTGGTCCGGTTCCGACGCCCGTCCGCGGGCCCCGGTGCCCCCCGGTTCGCCCGACGGCTGACCCGGTTCGGGGCGGGGCTGACGCTGGTGGCGCTTGTCGGCTGGCTGGTGGTCGTCCAGGCTCTGACGGGTCTGCAGCAGGTGCCCTTCACCGCGCTGCGGGTGCTGCAGGTGCTGCAGGCGCTGGGCGCGCTGGCCGTGGTGCCCGCCGCGGTCGTGGTGCTCCAGGAGGTCCGGTCCCGCGCCGGGTGGTGGCGGACCGCTGCGGCGGTGCTGGTGCTGCTCGCGCTGGTCGGGACCGCCTGGTTCGCCGTGACCTTCAAGCTGCTCGCGCCGAGCGTCTCGTACTGA
- a CDS encoding alpha/beta hydrolase, producing the protein MGRRRRRLAGVLSALAALGMIGPLVLTASADQQAPGPAAAGWGACPAEVAAQEPALQCATVPVPVDYADPDSPTLDLMISRLASTGGPARRGVLLTNPGGPGASGLTMPVDLVTKGIPAAVTSAYDLIGMDPRGVGRSAPVSCGFTLESPYRGNVPPFAPDAAAVSAQAQIAEAVAADCGRNDTDGRMRHITTANTARDMDRIRIALGEEDVNFLGTSYGSALGAAYASMFPERTDRVVLDSNVGGTRLDHDAMRRYGQGVEDSFGDFARWAAVRDDSYGLGRSPARVRQTYLQLAERLDTEPAGGYDGASFRFRSFLGLYGESQYPGTARLWQSLLADQPAATDPDVVAPEPAPSPTGEPALAPWDNNWSAFLAVTCNDGVWSEDLAHYQRAVEQDRERYPLFGAAGANINPCAFWPWEPAEPPVQIDDEGRTTILLLQNRRDPGTPLAGAQVLRKAFAQRSRMVTVDGSGHGVYVYGDNACALNVTTEFLVQGTLPRRDTSCRPNR; encoded by the coding sequence ATGGGACGACGACGACGACGACTGGCTGGCGTGCTGAGCGCGCTGGCAGCGCTGGGGATGATCGGACCGCTGGTCCTCACGGCCTCGGCCGACCAGCAGGCACCCGGGCCGGCGGCCGCGGGGTGGGGGGCCTGCCCGGCCGAGGTGGCCGCGCAGGAGCCGGCGCTGCAGTGCGCGACGGTGCCGGTGCCGGTGGACTACGCCGACCCCGACTCCCCCACCCTCGACCTGATGATCTCGAGGCTGGCCAGCACCGGAGGGCCGGCTCGTCGCGGGGTGCTGCTGACCAACCCCGGCGGGCCCGGCGCGAGCGGCCTGACCATGCCGGTCGACCTGGTGACCAAGGGCATCCCCGCCGCTGTCACCAGCGCCTACGACCTGATCGGCATGGACCCACGCGGGGTCGGGCGCTCTGCCCCGGTCTCCTGCGGATTCACCCTGGAGTCGCCGTACCGCGGCAACGTCCCCCCGTTCGCGCCCGACGCCGCGGCCGTCTCGGCCCAGGCCCAGATCGCCGAGGCGGTCGCGGCCGACTGCGGCCGCAACGACACCGACGGGCGGATGCGGCACATCACCACCGCCAACACCGCCCGTGACATGGACCGGATCCGCATCGCCCTCGGCGAGGAGGACGTCAACTTCTTGGGGACGTCCTACGGCTCGGCGCTCGGCGCGGCCTACGCCTCGATGTTCCCCGAGCGCACCGACCGCGTCGTGCTCGACAGCAACGTCGGCGGCACCCGCCTGGACCACGACGCCATGCGCCGCTACGGGCAGGGCGTGGAGGACAGCTTCGGCGACTTCGCCCGGTGGGCCGCAGTCCGCGACGACAGCTACGGCCTGGGCCGCTCCCCGGCCCGGGTGCGCCAGACGTACCTGCAGCTGGCCGAGCGGCTGGACACCGAACCCGCAGGGGGCTACGACGGCGCCTCCTTCCGCTTCCGCAGCTTCCTCGGCCTCTACGGGGAGTCCCAGTACCCCGGGACCGCTCGGCTGTGGCAGTCCCTGCTCGCGGACCAGCCGGCCGCTACCGACCCGGACGTGGTCGCACCCGAGCCGGCACCCTCCCCGACCGGGGAGCCCGCGCTGGCGCCCTGGGACAACAACTGGTCGGCCTTCCTGGCCGTCACGTGCAACGACGGCGTCTGGAGCGAGGACCTGGCCCACTACCAGAGGGCGGTCGAGCAGGATCGCGAGCGCTACCCCCTCTTCGGGGCAGCCGGGGCCAACATCAACCCGTGCGCCTTCTGGCCGTGGGAGCCGGCCGAGCCCCCGGTGCAGATCGATGACGAGGGCAGGACCACCATCCTGCTGCTGCAGAACCGGAGGGACCCGGGCACACCGCTGGCGGGGGCACAGGTGCTGCGGAAGGCCTTCGCACAGCGGTCCCGGATGGTCACCGTGGACGGCAGCGGCCACGGCGTGTACGTCTACGGCGACAACGCGTGCGCGCTGAACGTCACCACCGAGTTCCTGGTGCAGGGCACCCTGCCGCGACGCGACACCAGCTGCCGGCCCAACCGCTGA
- a CDS encoding extracellular catalytic domain type 1 short-chain-length polyhydroxyalkanoate depolymerase has translation MAVTVGVAFFQLGWPWWHDEGDRNHVHRAADGTPQHYQVHLPPQWDGRTGLPVVMAVHGCGMTGFGWNSMKHTTQFNPLADQEGFSVVYPTQRPFQSWQNCWSPLDPRHQQRGAGEPALLAGVVRDVVRTYGADPARVHVAGASSGAGVAVVLAATYPELFATATSVAGWEYGVDQLDLEDPDATPPTTTARQAWAQMGDRQRQLPMLVLQGGRDEVVPPLVGERLVQHRLAVEDLVDDGLLNQSLELGAATSTVTDEGGHSSQRTLHLTPEGRALVDYHVVPELGHAWPGPDGRGSYTDPVGPDASRLVWRFAQHHDLGLPIS, from the coding sequence GTGGCCGTGACCGTGGGCGTGGCCTTCTTCCAGCTCGGGTGGCCCTGGTGGCACGACGAGGGCGATCGCAACCACGTGCACCGGGCTGCCGACGGCACTCCCCAGCACTACCAGGTCCACCTCCCGCCGCAGTGGGACGGACGGACCGGGCTCCCGGTGGTGATGGCGGTGCACGGCTGCGGGATGACCGGCTTCGGCTGGAACTCGATGAAGCACACCACACAGTTCAACCCCCTGGCCGACCAGGAGGGCTTCAGCGTGGTCTACCCGACCCAACGACCCTTCCAGAGCTGGCAGAACTGCTGGAGCCCGCTGGACCCCCGCCACCAGCAACGCGGAGCCGGGGAGCCGGCGCTCCTCGCCGGGGTCGTCCGCGACGTCGTCCGGACCTACGGCGCCGACCCGGCCCGGGTGCACGTCGCCGGCGCGTCCTCCGGCGCCGGGGTCGCCGTGGTCCTCGCGGCCACCTACCCGGAGCTGTTCGCCACGGCGACCTCGGTGGCGGGGTGGGAGTACGGGGTGGACCAGCTCGACCTCGAGGACCCGGACGCCACCCCACCCACCACGACGGCACGGCAGGCGTGGGCGCAGATGGGCGACCGCCAGCGGCAGCTGCCGATGCTGGTCCTCCAGGGGGGACGCGACGAGGTGGTCCCGCCGCTCGTGGGTGAACGGCTCGTGCAGCACCGGCTCGCGGTGGAGGACCTCGTCGACGACGGGCTGCTCAACCAGAGCCTCGAGCTCGGCGCCGCGACGAGCACCGTGACGGACGAGGGTGGTCACTCCTCCCAGCGCACCCTCCACCTCACACCCGAAGGCCGGGCGCTGGTGGACTACCACGTCGTCCCCGAGCTGGGTCACGCCTGGCCGGGACCGGACGGTCGTGGCAGCTACACCGACCCCGTCGGGCCCGACGCCTCCCGCCTGGTCTGGCGGTTCGCCCAGCACCACGACCTCGGTCTGCCGATCTCCTGA
- a CDS encoding SDR family oxidoreductase, which yields MSQTARTTTAPLTVLVTGATGKVGRHLVRHLLADGHHVRALTRSPETAGLPAEVDLRLGDPTQPDAVAEAARGAHAAFWNWMGFDATGARESVSALAAEVDHVVYLSAAQLQHGTQGVMPGVWADLEEAIGATGTDSTFLRCGAFAGNALGWAAAIRAGEPVLMSHPGAVRSSVHEADVAEVAWRCLVDPVHRGRAYAITGPEQLTRRQEAEAIGAAVGRPVTVRQQDAEEAVAQLAAWSSRAFAEAHSAYFDTLVSNPERVSGEAETIIGHPTRPFARWAVDHREDFAPLDAEGAGQTSRI from the coding sequence ATGTCCCAGACCGCCAGGACCACCACCGCACCACTGACCGTGCTGGTCACCGGGGCCACCGGGAAGGTGGGACGACACCTCGTCCGCCACCTGCTGGCCGACGGTCACCACGTGCGTGCCCTCACCCGGAGCCCGGAGACCGCAGGGCTGCCGGCCGAGGTCGACCTCCGCCTCGGCGACCCGACCCAGCCCGATGCGGTGGCCGAGGCCGCACGGGGGGCTCATGCCGCCTTCTGGAACTGGATGGGCTTCGACGCCACCGGGGCCCGCGAGAGTGTGAGCGCCCTGGCCGCGGAGGTCGACCACGTCGTCTACCTCTCCGCGGCCCAGCTCCAGCACGGCACCCAGGGCGTCATGCCCGGCGTCTGGGCCGACCTCGAGGAGGCCATCGGCGCGACCGGCACGGACTCGACGTTCCTGCGCTGCGGCGCCTTCGCCGGCAACGCGCTCGGGTGGGCCGCAGCGATCCGGGCCGGTGAGCCGGTGCTGATGTCCCATCCCGGGGCGGTGCGCTCGTCGGTGCACGAGGCCGATGTCGCCGAGGTGGCCTGGCGCTGCCTGGTCGACCCGGTGCACCGCGGGCGGGCCTACGCGATCACCGGCCCCGAGCAGCTCACCCGGCGCCAGGAGGCCGAGGCGATCGGTGCGGCGGTCGGACGCCCCGTCACGGTGCGCCAGCAGGACGCGGAGGAGGCCGTCGCGCAGCTCGCGGCGTGGTCCAGCCGCGCTTTCGCCGAGGCCCACTCCGCCTACTTCGACACCCTGGTCAGCAACCCGGAGCGGGTCTCCGGCGAGGCCGAGACGATCATCGGCCACCCGACCCGCCCCTTCGCCCGGTGGGCCGTCGACCACCGGGAGGACTTCGCCCCGCTCGACGCCGAGGGCGCCGGGCAGACGTCGCGGATCTGA
- a CDS encoding SDR family oxidoreductase → MSMNGKTALVVGASRTIGLGLVRELVSRGWKVIGTVRGQGRTALHDLADSSDGDVAVETLDMNDQEQLAALRRRLAATQLDLVFVNGAIADDDLPVGEVPTETFVEVMVTNALSPMRVIEVLQDLVPRTGTLGVMSSTQGSISMNTNGGHEVYRASKSALNQLMRSFAARHADDPRTLLLVDPGWVQTDLGGAGAALTVEESVPGVVDTITAHEGEGGLHYVTYQGDTVAW, encoded by the coding sequence ATGAGCATGAATGGAAAGACGGCACTCGTCGTGGGGGCCTCCCGGACGATCGGGCTCGGGCTCGTCCGCGAGCTCGTCAGCAGGGGCTGGAAGGTCATCGGCACGGTCCGGGGTCAGGGCAGGACCGCTCTGCACGACCTGGCGGACTCCTCCGACGGCGACGTCGCGGTCGAGACGCTCGACATGAACGACCAGGAGCAGCTGGCTGCGCTGCGTCGGCGGCTGGCCGCGACGCAGCTGGACCTGGTGTTCGTCAACGGGGCCATCGCCGACGACGACCTCCCGGTCGGTGAGGTCCCCACGGAGACCTTCGTGGAGGTGATGGTCACCAACGCCCTGTCCCCGATGCGCGTGATCGAGGTCCTGCAGGACCTGGTGCCACGCACGGGGACGCTGGGGGTGATGTCCTCCACGCAGGGCAGCATCTCGATGAACACCAACGGTGGGCACGAGGTCTACCGGGCGAGCAAGTCCGCCCTCAACCAGCTGATGCGCAGCTTCGCCGCCCGCCACGCCGACGACCCCCGCACCCTGCTCCTGGTCGATCCCGGCTGGGTGCAGACCGATCTGGGCGGCGCCGGTGCCGCGTTGACCGTCGAGGAGAGCGTGCCAGGGGTCGTCGACACGATCACCGCCCACGAGGGCGAGGGCGGTCTCCACTACGTCACCTACCAGGGCGACACCGTCGCCTGGTGA